A DNA window from Maribellus comscasis contains the following coding sequences:
- a CDS encoding FecR family protein, with the protein MKHLFKKYFNSTLYPDEFNKLTDFIHDKRNDSIIFKEIKPFWNTSLREDTGLVEPNQSLFRNIKKIIREEQHRSYQRKIKIYSWGLKIAAVLITGLLFSTIFFSLQTNPEEVHLSESLQTVTSPYGARTNITLPDGSIVWLNSGTKLSFPSRFDKTRPVKLVGEAYFEVVKNDRPFIVSTNYGEVKVKGTSFNVKAFSDDNSFTTTLEEGIVSLKGENSKDEVTLNPGQQAEQTDKGFLVTDVETKFYTSWKEGKLIFSKEPFPSLVKKLERWYNVKIEYNDSRLNQVWYTGTIEMESISEVMEMISKASPVSYNFNNKTRVFTIKLK; encoded by the coding sequence ATGAAGCATTTATTTAAAAAATATTTCAATTCGACACTGTATCCCGACGAATTTAACAAACTCACAGATTTTATTCATGACAAAAGGAATGATTCCATAATATTTAAGGAAATAAAACCTTTTTGGAATACAAGTCTTCGGGAGGATACCGGGTTGGTTGAACCCAATCAATCATTATTTCGAAATATAAAGAAAATTATCCGGGAGGAGCAGCATCGTTCATATCAGCGAAAAATAAAAATATATTCGTGGGGATTAAAAATTGCCGCTGTATTGATTACAGGATTGCTATTCAGCACTATTTTCTTTTCCTTACAAACTAACCCTGAAGAAGTTCACCTGAGTGAGAGTTTGCAAACGGTTACGAGTCCTTATGGTGCGAGAACAAATATTACTTTACCCGATGGTTCAATAGTTTGGCTAAATTCCGGGACAAAGCTTTCTTTCCCATCACGTTTTGATAAAACCAGGCCTGTAAAGCTTGTTGGAGAAGCCTATTTTGAGGTGGTGAAGAATGACCGGCCTTTTATTGTTTCTACTAATTACGGAGAAGTGAAAGTTAAGGGTACTTCATTTAATGTGAAAGCCTTTTCTGATGACAATTCTTTCACAACTACTTTGGAAGAAGGAATTGTAAGCTTAAAAGGAGAAAACAGCAAGGATGAAGTTACCCTGAATCCCGGGCAACAAGCCGAACAAACGGACAAAGGTTTTTTGGTCACTGATGTTGAAACTAAATTTTATACTTCATGGAAAGAGGGTAAACTTATCTTTTCAAAAGAACCGTTCCCTTCGTTAGTTAAAAAATTGGAGCGTTGGTACAATGTAAAAATAGAGTACAACGATTCGAGGTTAAATCAGGTTTGGTATACCGGCACAATCGAGATGGAGAGTATAAGCGAGGTAATGGAGATGATAAGCAAAGCATCACCGGTAAGCTATAATTTCAATAATAAAACAAGAGTATTTACTATTAAGCTAAAATAA
- a CDS encoding glycosyltransferase WbsX family protein, with translation MSVHLYLLVYLLNFLSFNPVEEKYQTAVTPLKNYNVAAYVWPSCHHDERFGNMLWPEGVGEWEVIKKGNPRFDGHYQPRQPLWGYEMDNNPKVVEKWIDLAVEHGVNVFIYDWYWFDGGPFLESALNDGFLKAKNNSKMQFYIMWANHDVKRNYWNVHKFKDDTSLLWDGAVDWANFKIIVDRVINQYFKQPNYFKIDEKPVFSIFSIGNLLEGFGGNIEEARKALDYFRKEVVKAGFPGLHIQWNQGGGSIMSKEAATKFSERVNEMGFNSVAMYNMGGRNEDYLIYGSNSLKIRTQMDSLLNVPVFPCVSVGWDDTPRFPAKGIKDVVHYHNTPESFAALLTKAKEYLDSRPEQPQIITINAWNEWVEGSYLLPDMLNGYGYLDAVKKVINDKTDQPER, from the coding sequence ATGAGTGTACATTTATATTTACTTGTTTATCTTCTGAACTTTCTCTCTTTTAACCCTGTTGAGGAAAAATATCAAACAGCTGTTACCCCTTTGAAAAACTATAATGTGGCAGCATATGTGTGGCCATCATGCCATCATGATGAACGTTTCGGGAATATGTTGTGGCCGGAGGGAGTTGGCGAATGGGAAGTTATAAAAAAAGGAAATCCCCGTTTTGATGGGCATTATCAGCCCCGACAGCCGTTATGGGGATACGAAATGGATAATAATCCTAAAGTGGTGGAAAAATGGATTGACCTTGCTGTCGAACACGGTGTTAATGTTTTTATTTATGACTGGTACTGGTTTGACGGGGGGCCCTTTCTGGAAAGTGCTCTTAATGATGGTTTTCTAAAAGCAAAAAACAACTCGAAAATGCAGTTTTATATCATGTGGGCCAACCACGATGTAAAACGAAACTATTGGAATGTGCACAAATTTAAAGACGATACCTCTCTGCTTTGGGATGGAGCCGTTGACTGGGCCAACTTCAAAATTATTGTTGACAGGGTAATAAATCAGTATTTCAAGCAGCCCAATTATTTTAAAATCGATGAGAAACCGGTGTTTTCTATATTTAGTATAGGTAATCTGCTGGAAGGGTTTGGCGGAAATATAGAAGAGGCCCGGAAAGCACTGGATTATTTCCGAAAGGAAGTAGTGAAAGCCGGATTTCCGGGGTTGCATATACAGTGGAACCAGGGAGGTGGTTCAATCATGTCAAAAGAAGCGGCTACAAAGTTTTCGGAAAGAGTAAATGAAATGGGATTCAACAGTGTGGCAATGTACAACATGGGAGGAAGAAACGAAGATTACCTGATATATGGTTCAAATTCGTTAAAAATAAGGACACAAATGGACTCTTTGTTAAACGTACCGGTATTTCCCTGCGTTTCTGTTGGCTGGGACGACACACCGCGTTTTCCTGCCAAAGGAATAAAAGATGTGGTTCACTATCATAATACGCCTGAGAGTTTTGCGGCTCTTCTGACAAAAGCAAAAGAATATCTTGATAGTCGCCCGGAACAACCCCAAATAATTACCATCAATGCCTGGAATGAGTGGGTTGAAGGCAGTTATTTGCTTCCCGATATGTTAAATGGGTATGGGTATCTGGACGCGGTAAAGAAGGTAATAAATGATAAAACAGATCAGCCGGAAAGGTGA
- a CDS encoding RagB/SusD family nutrient uptake outer membrane protein, with amino-acid sequence MKNLKYTQIILAVATVLLISSCENFIDLQPLDQISMDDYWKTSTDLENYMLQFYPTLPSSIIVDADMNSDNMLTSSPNTILNGERTLRTGNWKNEWSNLRNVNIFLENYGKCESEFDEYKHFLGEAYFFRAWYYFDLLQKYGDLPWYSKALQLDDEDELMKPREPRTLIADSILVDLDKALLYLNTREEAGNNRINKEASLALKTRVALYEGTWQKYHANTPFGTSGANPDKYFQACVDAAEELMDGSYSVGVYNTGKPSEDYYKMFGFDNMSDVNEVLFYKAYNADEGMSNSSQYRLVKSPTGSSATMELISSYLGKNGEPYDYIEHSKTNKGNDFLTKIAEDCDPRLKSSIWIPGDVMASVSDNIVFSMPNVNGGALELVVTGFQIKKSSNPESPAAGKMSEGRSETGHIYFRYGEVLLNYAEAKYELDNTIAYAQLNLLRERAGMPDFAVNPKESDYSPVDYGYSVSDELYEIRRERRVELALEGFREMDFMRWAAHSLFKGKRLKGYPFNSEEFPDFYPTLDENGLIDYLSTQLPNGYQFRESQDYLYSIPQDEITLNPNLEQNPGW; translated from the coding sequence ATGAAAAATTTAAAATATACCCAAATCATATTGGCTGTTGCCACAGTGTTGTTAATTAGTTCCTGTGAAAATTTTATTGACCTGCAACCCTTAGACCAGATCAGTATGGATGATTACTGGAAAACATCAACAGATTTGGAAAACTATATGTTGCAGTTTTATCCGACTCTTCCATCATCAATAATAGTTGATGCGGATATGAATTCAGACAATATGTTAACTTCATCTCCAAATACTATTTTGAATGGAGAGAGAACATTAAGAACAGGAAACTGGAAGAATGAATGGAGTAATTTGAGGAATGTAAATATTTTTCTCGAAAATTACGGAAAATGTGAGAGTGAATTTGATGAATATAAACATTTTTTGGGTGAGGCCTATTTTTTCAGGGCCTGGTATTATTTTGACTTATTACAGAAATATGGAGACTTGCCATGGTATTCAAAAGCGTTGCAACTTGATGATGAAGATGAATTGATGAAACCAAGAGAGCCCAGAACATTGATCGCTGATTCAATATTGGTAGATTTAGATAAAGCGCTTTTATATCTGAATACCAGAGAGGAAGCCGGAAACAACAGAATCAATAAAGAGGCCTCACTTGCTTTAAAAACAAGGGTTGCTTTGTACGAAGGAACATGGCAAAAATATCATGCCAATACGCCATTCGGTACATCCGGAGCAAATCCTGATAAATATTTTCAGGCCTGTGTTGATGCGGCAGAAGAATTAATGGATGGAAGTTATTCAGTAGGTGTTTATAATACCGGAAAACCCTCCGAAGACTATTACAAAATGTTTGGATTTGATAACATGTCTGACGTTAATGAAGTTTTGTTTTATAAAGCTTATAATGCGGACGAAGGAATGTCAAACAGTTCCCAGTACCGGCTGGTAAAATCTCCCACGGGAAGCAGTGCAACGATGGAATTAATTTCTTCGTATCTGGGAAAAAATGGCGAACCGTATGATTATATCGAACATAGTAAAACAAACAAAGGGAATGATTTTTTAACTAAAATCGCAGAGGATTGTGATCCCCGTTTAAAGTCCTCAATCTGGATTCCCGGAGATGTAATGGCTTCAGTTTCTGACAATATTGTTTTTTCCATGCCAAATGTAAACGGAGGAGCTTTGGAACTTGTTGTAACAGGATTTCAAATCAAAAAATCGTCAAATCCGGAATCACCGGCAGCAGGGAAAATGTCGGAAGGTAGAAGTGAAACAGGACATATTTATTTTAGATATGGTGAAGTACTGTTAAATTATGCCGAAGCTAAATACGAACTTGACAATACGATCGCGTATGCCCAACTTAATTTATTACGTGAAAGAGCAGGAATGCCTGACTTTGCAGTCAATCCTAAAGAATCGGATTATAGTCCTGTTGACTATGGATATTCTGTTTCTGACGAGCTTTATGAGATTCGAAGGGAAAGAAGGGTTGAGTTAGCTCTTGAAGGATTTCGGGAAATGGATTTTATGAGATGGGCCGCTCATTCCCTTTTCAAAGGAAAGAGATTAAAAGGCTATCCTTTTAATTCAGAGGAGTTTCCGGATTTTTATCCAACACTTGATGAAAATGGACTTATAGATTATCTTTCTACTCAATTACCCAATGGCTATCAATTTAGGGAGAGTCAGGATTATCTTTATTCTATTCCGCAGGATGAAATTACTTTAAATCCTAATTTGGAGCAAAATCCCGGATGGTAA
- a CDS encoding beta-L-arabinofuranosidase domain-containing protein, translating into MKKINWTGKIYLSLLVFLLITFNSCQKKDTQEKADKDLEMISGHWQFKGHIGEYIDRISEQRILDEKKWDTIYPETEEAFLLREDDKNYPTRGEWRGEFWGKYLLSVIAAAKYYHSDDLKERIAEAVKGLSKYQDENGYIGTYSHSDFLEGNNWNVWSRKYTLWGLVEAWQLLEDDSILNIAGKFTDQLISEVGPGAEDIVKTGNFYGMPSSSILYPVVKLYNATGEKKYLDYAEYIVLQWSEHPEKLPDILNKGLGGEPVHVWFAETAPYKWAKGYEFTSCVEGLVELYKVTEKQQYLDAAKNIHSALVAWERTPVGSVSFNDKYVGSAGLINTVSEVCDAVYWNRLSFELYTLTADTRYLEEIERTLYNSLLCAFNQEGDWGLRRLRMSHVHIPAMNHFLEHHQCCTDNLPRGLFQAAEATLISKGSDIYLGLFNDGEGDINLPSGNKVTVKLDGDFLSTSSVRATISIDKPEKFDFYIRMPQWSSNTIVEVNGAKRTGEEKNNWLSIHREWENGDVIKIEFKLPVRYETFDMSKANTLFYPVDFYNKEWANIAFKKGSSEEMNQRYEHIKSLPEKEALPQQPAVTFFYGPLALSRDVRITEGDIFAPVSIPENAQTIKINPVKTSPGMWKAFELNLGDGQIINFCDFSSAGNTWSDQSKFNTWCILKNE; encoded by the coding sequence ATGAAAAAAATAAATTGGACTGGAAAGATCTATCTCTCCTTACTCGTGTTTTTATTAATAACTTTTAATAGTTGTCAAAAAAAAGATACGCAGGAGAAAGCAGACAAGGATTTGGAAATGATCTCCGGGCATTGGCAATTTAAAGGCCATATCGGAGAGTACATAGATAGGATATCTGAACAGCGGATTCTGGATGAAAAAAAATGGGATACAATCTATCCGGAAACAGAAGAGGCCTTTTTGCTCCGGGAAGATGATAAAAATTATCCAACTCGTGGGGAATGGCGAGGGGAGTTCTGGGGAAAGTATCTTTTATCGGTCATTGCTGCTGCAAAGTATTACCACTCCGATGATTTAAAAGAGCGTATCGCTGAAGCTGTAAAAGGCTTAAGTAAATATCAGGATGAAAATGGCTATATAGGAACTTATTCTCATTCCGATTTTCTGGAAGGAAATAACTGGAATGTGTGGAGCAGAAAATATACGCTTTGGGGACTGGTGGAAGCATGGCAGCTTTTGGAAGACGATTCCATTTTGAATATAGCCGGGAAGTTTACCGATCAACTGATTTCAGAAGTAGGACCGGGAGCAGAAGATATTGTAAAAACCGGCAACTTCTATGGCATGCCAAGCAGCTCTATTCTCTATCCTGTTGTGAAACTTTATAATGCAACCGGAGAGAAAAAATATTTGGATTATGCAGAATATATAGTTTTACAATGGAGTGAACATCCTGAAAAGTTACCTGATATTTTGAATAAAGGATTAGGAGGAGAGCCCGTTCATGTCTGGTTTGCAGAAACTGCCCCATATAAATGGGCAAAAGGGTACGAATTTACTTCGTGTGTTGAAGGGCTGGTTGAACTTTATAAAGTAACAGAAAAACAGCAGTATCTGGATGCCGCTAAAAATATACATTCAGCATTGGTTGCGTGGGAACGCACACCGGTCGGTAGTGTTAGTTTTAATGATAAGTATGTTGGGTCTGCTGGATTAATTAATACTGTTTCAGAAGTATGTGATGCGGTTTATTGGAATAGATTATCATTTGAATTATATACATTGACAGCAGATACCAGGTATTTGGAAGAGATTGAACGAACTCTGTACAATTCGCTGTTATGTGCCTTTAATCAGGAAGGAGACTGGGGCCTGAGACGCTTACGAATGTCCCATGTGCATATTCCTGCTATGAATCATTTTTTGGAACACCATCAATGTTGCACTGATAATCTCCCGAGGGGACTTTTCCAGGCGGCCGAAGCAACACTAATTTCAAAGGGTAGTGACATTTATTTAGGGCTGTTTAATGACGGAGAAGGTGACATAAACCTGCCTTCAGGAAATAAAGTTACGGTTAAATTGGATGGTGATTTTTTGAGTACTTCATCTGTTCGGGCAACAATTTCAATTGATAAACCGGAAAAATTTGATTTTTACATCCGTATGCCCCAATGGAGTAGTAACACGATTGTAGAAGTAAATGGTGCCAAACGAACCGGTGAAGAAAAGAACAATTGGTTATCGATTCACAGGGAATGGGAAAATGGTGACGTAATCAAAATTGAATTTAAGTTACCTGTGCGGTATGAAACATTTGATATGTCAAAAGCCAACACTCTTTTTTATCCTGTTGATTTTTATAACAAAGAATGGGCAAACATAGCATTTAAAAAAGGTAGCTCAGAAGAAATGAACCAAAGGTATGAGCACATAAAGAGTCTTCCTGAAAAAGAGGCGTTACCCCAACAACCGGCAGTTACATTTTTTTATGGGCCGCTGGCATTGTCAAGGGATGTCAGGATTACAGAGGGTGATATTTTTGCTCCGGTTTCTATTCCCGAAAATGCTCAAACCATCAAAATAAATCCGGTGAAAACATCTCCCGGTATGTGGAAAGCCTTTGAATTAAACTTAGGCGACGGACAAATTATTAATTTTTGTGATTTTTCCTCTGCTGGAAACACCTGGAGTGATCAATCAAAATTTAATACGTGGTGTATTTTAAAAAACGAATAA
- a CDS encoding SusC/RagA family TonB-linked outer membrane protein: MKLTFLLILISFIGVFASESYSQTTKLTLSADNLRLEDFLVKIENQSEFRFFYTGKIDVEQRINGDFQNKKITEILEEIENVANIKYEIMGRQIILSPKKTNNEQTTQQQKTVSGRVIDSEGQPLPGVTVVVKGTTQGTVTSADGEYSLSGITTNVTLQFSFVGMKTQEILAEGQTTINVRMEADAIGIEEVVAIGYGTQKKVNMTGAVDVVTSEKLTNRQAPTVSQLLQGISPGMNFEINNQEGFQPGATMDISIRGTGSLNGGEPYILIDGIPGDINNLNPEDIESISVLKDAAASAIYGARAPYGVILVTTKKGEKDKKLSVTYSANVSLNTPQPLPQPLDSYTWVRALNEAGANRGGSPFSNETIERIIAYQNEDWDYIEQSIPNWPEGATIFGAYPNGNTWDHANLSYANNNWWDIFYGHSINHKHDLSFHGGSKNASYYFSAGYLSQEGVLNYGTDTFDRINLMGKVNLAIADWWDFSWETRVAKKDREKPSMTKYGDYSFLFGMISSIVYPISPMYDGWGNYTHTSAIPMIEQGGSDTNEEIDNWNNFKMEFRPLKGWKINVDFAYNSYSGIYTSIDKNVLIYNVDKTTSVLGKSAPNSIERTHTDNKYWTTNIYSSYEFSIKDSHHFNFLAGMQFEKGKYGWMQGYKTNLIVEDVSSLQTATGSPVLSESLSHMATEGYFSRLSYNYKGKYLLESNVRYDGSYVFREDNRWGFFPSFSAGWNIHNETFWNVPEQLITTLKIRGSWGQLGNQNVSPYSDLELVTINTDQLAWVFNYGETRPVGFTQAPGIVNRNLTWETATTKNVGMNISFLDNRLQTDFDLYERLTTDMVGASEAKPGVLGASVPQDNNSSLRTRGWELTLSWKDNLDNGLSYFVNFNLYDYKSVVTKYFNPTGTLSTWYEGQELGEIWGYTSNDLFRTQEDLDAYLETTDLSHIASNWNTGDIKYEDTNNDGYVNNGKNTKSDHGDLSIIGNSEPHWQYGIMAGMEFKGFDFSMLWKGVAKKDIYFSSGSNIFWGFMNGWWETQLQSHHLDYFRDEAGTKYSGLYEGEANINTDAYWPRPYLNASENNKNKIYPNTRYLQNASWVRLQNIQIGYTLPDNIISKLHLQKMRVYFSGENLLTFSDLPNGIDPVAPVGYPRGGSFQGTQGEGRLTYGADRIFSLGLTITY; the protein is encoded by the coding sequence ATGAAACTAACATTTTTATTGATTTTAATCTCGTTCATCGGAGTGTTTGCTTCAGAAAGTTATTCTCAAACAACAAAGCTTACACTTTCTGCAGACAATTTACGGCTGGAAGATTTTTTAGTAAAGATTGAGAATCAAAGCGAGTTCCGCTTTTTTTATACTGGTAAAATTGATGTTGAACAGAGAATAAATGGAGATTTTCAAAATAAAAAAATAACCGAAATTCTGGAGGAAATAGAGAATGTAGCCAATATAAAGTATGAAATAATGGGCCGGCAGATAATTCTTTCTCCAAAGAAAACAAACAACGAACAAACAACTCAACAACAAAAAACAGTTTCAGGGAGAGTTATTGATTCTGAGGGGCAGCCGCTGCCTGGTGTAACTGTAGTCGTAAAGGGAACAACACAAGGAACGGTAACCAGTGCGGACGGAGAGTATTCATTGTCAGGTATTACAACTAATGTTACTCTTCAGTTTTCATTTGTTGGTATGAAAACTCAGGAAATTTTGGCCGAGGGACAAACAACCATTAATGTCAGGATGGAAGCGGATGCAATTGGAATTGAGGAAGTTGTGGCCATTGGCTACGGAACGCAGAAAAAGGTAAATATGACAGGTGCTGTTGACGTTGTAACAAGTGAAAAGTTGACCAATCGCCAGGCCCCCACAGTTTCACAGTTATTACAAGGAATTTCACCCGGTATGAATTTCGAAATCAATAACCAGGAAGGATTTCAACCCGGGGCGACAATGGATATTTCAATTCGGGGAACCGGCTCTCTAAATGGAGGGGAACCCTATATATTAATCGACGGCATTCCAGGAGATATTAATAACCTGAATCCTGAAGATATTGAATCGATATCTGTACTAAAGGATGCAGCGGCCTCGGCGATATATGGGGCAAGGGCTCCTTACGGAGTGATTCTGGTTACCACAAAAAAAGGAGAAAAGGATAAAAAGCTAAGTGTTACCTATTCTGCTAATGTTTCTCTTAATACACCTCAACCTTTGCCTCAGCCGTTAGATTCATATACATGGGTCAGGGCACTTAACGAAGCAGGAGCTAATCGTGGAGGAAGCCCGTTTAGTAATGAGACTATTGAAAGGATTATTGCTTATCAAAATGAAGATTGGGATTATATAGAACAATCGATTCCGAACTGGCCTGAGGGGGCCACAATTTTTGGCGCTTATCCGAATGGTAATACATGGGATCATGCCAATTTAAGTTACGCAAACAATAATTGGTGGGACATTTTTTATGGACACAGTATCAACCACAAACATGATCTTTCCTTTCACGGAGGTTCGAAAAATGCGTCTTATTATTTTTCTGCCGGGTATTTGAGCCAGGAAGGCGTACTGAATTATGGAACAGATACTTTTGACAGAATCAACCTAATGGGAAAAGTTAATCTGGCAATAGCCGATTGGTGGGATTTTTCCTGGGAGACACGTGTAGCAAAAAAAGACAGAGAGAAACCAAGTATGACAAAATATGGTGACTATTCTTTCCTTTTTGGTATGATATCATCAATCGTCTATCCTATTTCTCCAATGTATGACGGATGGGGAAATTACACCCATACATCTGCCATTCCGATGATTGAACAAGGAGGATCTGATACAAATGAAGAAATTGACAACTGGAACAATTTTAAAATGGAATTTCGTCCGTTAAAAGGGTGGAAAATAAATGTTGATTTTGCTTACAATTCTTATTCAGGAATTTACACCAGTATCGATAAAAATGTCCTTATTTACAACGTCGATAAAACAACATCAGTACTTGGTAAAAGTGCTCCGAACAGTATTGAACGAACGCATACTGACAATAAATATTGGACAACAAATATTTATTCTTCTTATGAGTTTTCAATTAAAGATTCCCATCACTTTAACTTTTTGGCAGGGATGCAGTTTGAAAAGGGAAAATACGGTTGGATGCAAGGGTATAAAACAAATTTGATCGTTGAAGATGTCTCCTCCCTGCAAACAGCAACCGGCAGCCCTGTTCTCTCCGAAAGTTTGTCACACATGGCGACAGAAGGATATTTTTCACGTTTGAGTTATAATTATAAAGGAAAATATTTGTTGGAATCGAATGTCAGATATGATGGTTCATATGTTTTTAGAGAAGACAACAGATGGGGATTTTTTCCTTCTTTCTCGGCTGGTTGGAATATTCATAATGAAACATTTTGGAATGTCCCCGAACAACTCATAACCACATTAAAAATCAGGGGTTCCTGGGGGCAATTGGGGAATCAAAATGTTTCTCCTTACAGCGATCTCGAATTGGTTACGATTAATACCGACCAGTTGGCCTGGGTTTTTAATTATGGAGAAACCAGACCCGTGGGATTTACTCAGGCACCTGGAATTGTAAACAGAAACCTTACATGGGAAACAGCTACAACAAAAAATGTTGGTATGAATATTTCATTTCTGGATAACAGATTACAAACTGATTTTGATTTGTATGAAAGACTCACAACAGATATGGTGGGCGCATCAGAAGCAAAACCCGGTGTTTTGGGGGCAAGTGTCCCTCAGGATAATAACTCTTCACTCCGAACAAGAGGATGGGAATTAACGCTCAGCTGGAAGGATAACCTTGATAACGGATTATCTTATTTCGTCAATTTCAACTTGTATGATTATAAATCAGTTGTCACCAAATATTTTAATCCTACCGGAACACTGTCTACCTGGTATGAAGGACAGGAATTGGGAGAAATATGGGGCTACACATCGAATGATTTATTCAGGACACAGGAAGACCTGGATGCCTACCTGGAAACAACCGATCTGTCGCATATTGCAAGCAATTGGAATACTGGAGATATAAAGTATGAAGACACAAATAATGATGGATACGTTAATAATGGGAAAAACACGAAGAGTGACCATGGAGACTTATCGATCATTGGAAATTCAGAACCACATTGGCAATACGGAATTATGGCAGGAATGGAATTTAAAGGTTTTGATTTCTCCATGTTATGGAAAGGTGTGGCAAAAAAAGATATTTATTTTTCAAGTGGTTCAAATATTTTTTGGGGATTTATGAATGGATGGTGGGAAACACAGTTACAATCTCATCATCTCGACTATTTTAGAGACGAAGCGGGAACAAAATACAGCGGTCTTTATGAAGGTGAAGCAAATATAAATACGGATGCATATTGGCCAAGACCCTATTTAAATGCATCAGAAAACAATAAGAATAAGATTTACCCGAATACACGTTATTTACAGAATGCATCCTGGGTGAGATTACAGAATATTCAAATAGGTTATACGCTGCCTGATAACATTATTTCAAAATTGCATTTACAAAAAATGAGAGTGTATTTCTCCGGCGAAAACCTGTTGACATTCAGTGATTTGCCAAATGGAATCGATCCAGTTGCCCCGGTGGGTTATCCGAGAGGTGGAAGCTTTCAGGGAACGCAGGGAGAAGGCCGTTTAACTTATGGTGCCGACAGGATTTTCTCATTAGGCTTAACCATTACATATTAA
- a CDS encoding sulfatase translates to MKKNIILILSILLVFKTVGSTCSTREKQVKPNIVFILADDLGWADLPVYGNKFNEAPAIAQLAKDGIYFPNAYAACPVCSPTRASIMSGQYPARVGITDFIPGHWRPYEKVIVPKNRNQYLPSEITTIGEAMKSAGYATGYFGKWHLGNKSEYHPLNQGFDESNVGQGYYNVKFTPPRAEGTNRRLSELLVDFGEEFIRKHQKEPFFLFLAHFDVHVQLDADQELIDKYRVKTKIEGYPCNAVYAAMIEHLDQSVGRITKKLEELKLSENTIVVFFSDNGGLNKRYDSIPLLADSKASMYKNDSLLYVASSNKPLRGEKGTLYEGGIRVPLIVKWPAKIKKGMVSDGIVSSVDFFPTLVELAGRKLPDDQVFDGKSLVSVLLGKNNDSERAIFWHYPVYHHDEPANAVRKGDWKLIQNLVDNHYELFNLRKDIQEANNCASTEPGKLDEMIHILKEWQQDIGAELPSPNPNFNKQKRYEWGTHPDRIAKH, encoded by the coding sequence GTGAAAAAAAATATAATTTTAATTTTAAGTATTTTATTGGTTTTTAAAACTGTGGGCTCAACTTGCAGCACTCGGGAAAAACAAGTAAAACCCAATATTGTATTTATTTTAGCCGATGATCTGGGCTGGGCTGATTTGCCTGTATATGGAAACAAGTTCAACGAGGCTCCTGCTATTGCACAGCTTGCAAAAGATGGAATATATTTTCCAAATGCCTACGCTGCATGTCCTGTTTGTTCGCCAACGAGAGCAAGTATTATGTCCGGTCAATATCCGGCAAGAGTGGGAATAACCGACTTCATTCCGGGACACTGGCGTCCTTACGAGAAAGTTATTGTTCCGAAAAACCGCAATCAATATTTACCTTCGGAAATAACAACGATTGGAGAAGCAATGAAATCAGCCGGATATGCAACTGGTTATTTCGGGAAATGGCATTTGGGAAATAAATCCGAATATCACCCGCTAAACCAGGGTTTTGATGAGTCTAATGTGGGACAGGGGTATTATAATGTAAAATTCACACCTCCTCGTGCAGAGGGAACGAATAGGCGATTGTCTGAATTGTTGGTTGATTTTGGCGAAGAATTTATCAGGAAACATCAGAAAGAACCTTTTTTTCTGTTCCTGGCTCATTTTGATGTCCATGTCCAGTTGGATGCAGATCAGGAGTTAATTGACAAATACCGGGTAAAAACCAAAATTGAAGGATATCCGTGTAACGCGGTTTATGCTGCTATGATAGAACACCTGGATCAAAGTGTTGGCAGAATTACGAAAAAACTGGAAGAATTGAAATTGTCGGAAAATACAATTGTTGTTTTCTTTTCAGATAATGGGGGACTCAATAAACGATATGACAGTATCCCGTTATTGGCAGACAGTAAAGCCAGCATGTATAAAAATGATTCATTGTTATATGTCGCTTCTTCAAACAAACCATTGAGAGGAGAGAAAGGCACGCTGTATGAAGGGGGAATCAGAGTTCCGCTAATTGTAAAATGGCCCGCAAAAATAAAAAAGGGGATGGTTTCCGATGGCATTGTAAGCAGTGTTGATTTTTTCCCTACACTTGTAGAATTGGCAGGCAGAAAATTACCTGACGACCAGGTTTTTGACGGCAAAAGCCTTGTTTCTGTATTATTGGGGAAAAACAACGATTCAGAGCGTGCAATTTTCTGGCATTATCCGGTTTATCATCATGACGAGCCGGCAAATGCCGTTCGAAAGGGGGATTGGAAACTTATTCAGAATCTGGTGGATAATCATTATGAATTATTTAACCTGAGAAAAGACATACAGGAAGCCAATAATTGTGCATCAACAGAACCCGGGAAATTGGATGAAATGATCCACATATTAAAAGAATGGCAGCAGGATATCGGGGCAGAATTGCCGTCACCCAATCCCAATTTTAATAAACAAAAACGATATGAATGGGGAACACACCCGGACAGGATAGCAAAACATTAA